GAACGCCACGGGTTGGCTCCGGAAACCGGCCCGATCCTGGTCACCGGCGCGGGTGGCGGGGTCGGCTCGCTCGCGGTAACGCTGCTCGCGGCGGCTCGGTACGAGGTCGTCGCCGCCACTGGCCGTCCCGCCGAGCTGTCCTCGCAACTCACCGCGCTGGGCGCCGCTCACGTCATCGACCGCACTGACCTGGCTTTTTCCGGTAAGCCGCTAGGCAAACAACGCTGGGCAGGCGTGGTCGACGCGGTCGGCGGCCCCGTCCTCGCCGGCGCGCTCGCTGGCCTGCAACACTCCGGCGTCGCGACGACCTGCGGGCTCGCCGGGGGCGCCGAGTACCCCGGCAATGTCCTGCCGTTCATCCTGCGCGGCGTCTCCCTGCTCGGGATCGACTCGGTCCGCACGCCTCCGCTTCGCCGCGAAGCCGCCTGGCAGCGGTTGGCCCAGTTGCTTGACCCGGCGCTCCTGGACTCCGTGACCCGGGTCGTCCCCCTCGCGGAGGCCAAGGACGCCGCCGCTTCGCTCCTGGCCGGCATCGGTACCGGCCGCAACGTGGTCGACGTGGCTTCGGCCGGAAAGGAATGACAATGGACGCCTTCGAAGAACTGATGACCTTGCGCGACGCTCCTCGTCCCGCGGCCGACGAGGTCACGATCACCGGTTCGGATCCGCTTTTCGCCTCACCGTTCCGGATCGGCGAGACGCTCGCCGACGCCCTTGCCGCCCGTGCGGTCGCCGCGAACGACCTGTGGGAGTTGCGCACTGGACGTCGGCAGAAGATCGCTGTCGACGTCCGGGCTGCCGCGGCCACCGCACTCGGCGGTGAGGACATGACGCTCATCCGCGCTGCGGACGGCTCCTTCCGGCCCGCGCCGCTCTCGCCTGCGGTCGAGCGCATGGTCGCGCTCACCCAGCCTTGGCCGACTGCGGATGGACGGTGGTTTCTGCCGCACTTCAACCTGCCGCATCTGGAACGTCGCGTTCTGGATGTCCTTGGCTGCGAGGCGACGCCTTCCTCGGTCGCGTCTGCGGTTGCCAAGTGGAAAGCTGACGATCTCGAAGACGCCATCGCCGCTGCTGGTGCGTGCGGGGGAGTTGTGCGGACGCCGGAGGAATGGCTGGCTCACCCGCACGGGGCCTATCTGGCCTCGCGTCCGGTCGTCGAGATCACCAAGATCGCCGACAGCGCGCCGTCGCCGTTGCCGGAGGGTGGTTCTTCGCCGCTTTCCGACGTCCGGGTCTTGGATCTGACCCGCATTCTGGCTGGTCCCACCGCTGCGCTGAGTCTGGCCGAGCACGGTGCCAACGTGCTGATGGTGACTGCTCCGCATTTGCCGCAGGTAGCGCCGTTCGTGCGGGATACCAGTCATGGCAAGCGAAGCGCCTATCTCGATTACTCCACAGTGGACGATGCCGCGCGGTTGCGTGCTTTGGCGAGCGCTGCCGATGTGTTCGTCGAAGGCTACCGCCCGGGTCGGATGTCGGCGCACGGTTTCGGTCCGGAGGATCTCGCGGCGCTGCGTCCGGGGATCGTTTATCTGAGCGTGAACTGCTTTGGCTCCGGCGGTCCGTTTGGGACGCGGGCTGGGTGGGACCAGGTCGCGCAGGCCGTGACTGGGGCGTGTGTGATTCAAGGCGGCGAGCGTCCACAGTTGACACCGGTGTATTTGTGCGATTTCCTCACCGGTTTTCTGGGGAGTTACGGCGCGATGCTGGCTTTGGCGCGGCGGGCTCGGGAGGGCGGGTCTTATCACGTGCGGGTTTCGCTGTGCCAATCGTCGATGCTGCTGCAGCGGCAAGGGTTGGTGACGGATTACGCGGATGCGCCGGGCCGTCTTTCGCCGGAGGAATTCGAGCGCTACGCGGTGGTGGACGAGGGGACGGTTTATGGCGATCTGAAGAGTCTGGGGCCGGTGATCCGGATGAGCGAGACCCCGCCGCGGTGGGAGGGGACTACGCCTGAGCTGGGGAGTTCGCGGCCGGAGTGGTGACTGGTGGCTCATGGTGCCGCGATTTTGGGGTCAAGCCGGTCGGATGCTGCGCGACTCCACCCGTGCTTTGCCTCTGCGGAAAGGGATTGGAGAAGGTGTGCACAGAGGAAAGGGGCCCGGACAGGGCCGCGCTGGAGGTGCGGGATTTTCGGGGCGAATACCGGCATTTCGGGCGGCGGGCTGGCTCATCATCCGGTGGCGCATCGTGGGCTGTTGGCGACTGCGTGGCGGCAGCGGCGGGTGGTCTCGAGTTGTTCCTGATGGGCGGGGCTGCCCTGTTCGGCCGGGATCAGGGGAAGACGGCTGTTCCGGCTTGAGTTGTGCGGCCGAGCCGAACTTTGTCCGGGGACGTACTATCGTGGGCGGGCAGGGAATGCGGGGACAGGCTTCGGCGGGCTGGACGGCTGCCGGGGCGCGGGTGCGTAGTTAAGGTCGAGGGATGTCGACAGCAGTGGGTGGGTCAGCCAAGGGCGGCTCGCGGGCGGGGCGGCGGGTCAGTCTGGAGGCGCCGGCGGATCTCGCGGCCGCGCCGGGGTATGGGGCTCGGCGGTTGTATCAGGCGTATTTGGCGGCCTGGAATCGGCATGTCGACTCGGTGCTGACTGGGCCTCAGTTCGCGGTGTTGTCGGCGGTGCGGGCTTATCCCGGGTTTGACCAGACTGCGTTGGCTAAGGCGGTTGCGCTGGATACGTCGACTATGGCTGATGTCTGTCGGCGGTTGGAGAATCGCGGGCTGATTGTTCGGGGGCCTGCGCCGCATGATGCTCGGGCCAAGGTGTTGACGTTGACTGAGGACGGGGTGGCCGCGTTTCGGGAGGTTACTCGGCGGACTCGGAAGTTGGATCAGGCGTTGCTCGCGGGGTGTCCGGAGGAGCGGCGGGCTGAGGTGGCCGGGTGGCTGAATGAGCTGGGGGCGTTGTGGGAGGCGGTTGCTGAGGGGGCGGAGATCTGAGTCGGCGGCTCGTCGCCCTGGGGGGCGACATTGCTGCGCCTTGGTTGCGTGGGGCACCCCGATTTTTCATTGTGCTGACGGTTCGGGGGTGCTTGTCAAGGCGGGAAAGATGCCTTGACAAGCACCCCCGAACCGCAGGGCGGCTTTGTATCGGGGTTGGGGGAGGGGCGGGTGCCCCCGGGGGCTGGGTGCAGCGGCGGCGGTTTGTTGCGCGGCTCGGGGGCCGCTGCGTTGGGCGGAGCGGGGAGCGCCCCAATGTGGCATTGGGTGCATGTGACGCACCCAATGTGGCATTGGGTGCATGTGGCGCACCCAATGTGGCGTTCGGTGCATGTGGCGCACCCAATGTGGCGTTCGGTGCGTGGGACGCACCCAATGTGGCATTGGGGTCGATCCGGCGGGCGCGGGGAGGGGTCGTGAGGGGAACCCCGAGGGCCTCAAGGTCCGTGAAGGGCTCCTTGAGGGAATTAGATTCCCTCAAGGCCCTTCACGGACTGTTCGCGCGGTGGTGAGCGGGATGGGGTGCGACGCCAACCTGCGGCGCGGGGTTGAGCGCAACTGCTCGGGTGAAGCCGCTTCTGCCTGAGCTGGTCGCGGTCGTCTGGGGTGCGGCAGGCTTCGGCGGGAGCATCGTTCGGTGACCGGGTCTGTACCCAGAGCATGCGAACCACCTGCTGTGCGCGAAATTCTCGCCGGACTATTGCGTGTTCGGATAATCCGTGTTCGGATTAACCGGCACGGAGCGTATGGCGGGGCTAGCGGGTAGGAGGTCAGCGGTGGCGGCGAGTCAGTCTTTCGAGGTCGTGGTCGCGGGGGGCGGACTGGGCGGGCTGTGTGCTGCCTTGTCGTTGCGGCAGCGCGGGTTGCGGGTCACGGTGGTCGAAGCCGCGCCGCAGTTGGGGGAGATTGGGGCCGGCATTCAGACTGCGCCCAATGCCAGCCGGATCTTGATCGGGTTGGGGTTGCGGGCCGAGTTGCAGAAGGTGCGGTGCGAGCCGCAGGATCAGGTTCGGCGGCGGTGGGCTGATGGCAGTATTATCGCGCAATTGCCGCTGGGGCAGCGGGTCGTCGACAAGTACGGGGCGCCGTATTGGCATTATCATCGGGCGGATTTGCATTCCGTCCTGCTGCGGGCCTGTATTGATCCGGACGGGGCCGGGCCGGTGGTGAAGGTGGCTACCGCGGCGAAGGTCGTTGATCTCGATCGCGGGAATCCGGAGCGGCCCGCGGTGATCACCGAGGACGGGCGGCGGTTCGAGGGTGACGTCGTCGTCGGGGCGGACGGGATTCGTTCTGCGGTAAGGGATCTCGCCGGGTTCGACGATACGCTCGCGTTTTCTGGCGAGATGGCGTACCGGGCGTTGATTCCGGGGGATTCGATCGCGGCGGATCCGGCGACTCGGTTCCTGGTCGATCGTTATCATTCTACGATTTGGTACGGGCCGGACAAGCATCTCGTGCACTACATGATCCGCGGCGGCGAGTATCTCAACGTGGTGGCGATTGTGCCGTGCACGGAGGAAGTCGAGAAGAACTGGAGTGCGCCCGCCAGCGCGGAGCAGCTCGCGGCGGAGTATTCCGATTGGGACGATCGCGTGCCGATGATGCTGTCGAAGGCCAAGGACGACGTGTCGGTCTGGGCGATGTACCGGCGGCGGCGCGATCCGGTGTGGGTCGACGGGCGCGTGGCGTTGCTCGGGGACGCTTGTCACGCGATGCTTCCGTATCAGGCGCAAGGGGCGTCGCAGGCCATGGAGGACGGGGCGGTTCTCGCGGAGGAGCTGGGGCAGGCGACGCGCGACGGGATCGACAGCGCGTTGACGCGGTACGTGCACCGGCGGGCCAAGCACGCGGGGATGGTGCAGGACGCCTCCCTGCGGAACATGAGTTTCTACCACCTGCCGGACGGTCCGGAGCAGCGCGAGCGCGACGAAAAGCTGCGGAGCTTCGACGGCGAGTCCGACGTGTCCTACGACTGGCTGTGGAACGGGACTCCGCTCAACGACCCGGACAACGAATCCATTCACTACCAGTTCGCCCGATAGCACAATACGGCCCACGCAGACTTCGCAAAGGAGCAAAGGCTATGCGTACCGGAGACCAAGTGGTCCAGGACTTGCCGTGGCGCTGGCGCGTCCAGGGCAAGATCTTCCTCATCGGCGGGCTCGGCTACATGTTCGACGCCTGGGACGTGGCGCTGAACGGATTCCTCACCCCGCTGGTGGGCACGGAATTCGGGCTGTCGGCCACGCAACGCGGGTTCGTCGCCACCGCCAACCTGATCGGCATGGCGGTCGGGGCGGTCGCCTGGGGGACGGTCGCGGACCGGATCGGGCGGAAGCGGGCGTTCAGCATCACGTTGCTGTTGTTCGCGTTCTTCTCGGTGTTCGCGGCGTTGTCGCCGAATATCGAGGTGTTCCTGCTGCTGCGGTTCCTGGCCGGAGTCGGGCTGGGCGGCTGTATTCCGGTGGATTACGCGATTGTCAGCGAGTTTTCGCCGCGCAAGCAGCGCGGCCGGGTGCTGTCCGCAATGGACGGATGGTGGCCGATCGGGACGACGCTCGCGGGGGCGTCGGCGACGCTGCTGGTTCCGGTATCCGGGAACTGGCGGTGGATGCTGGTGCTGATGATCCTGCCCGCGGTGCTGTTGTTCTGGGCCCGCCGCGGGGTCCCGGAATCGCCGTTGTACCTGGTGCGCAAGGGACGCGAGGCGGAAGCCCGGCTGGTCATCGACGATCTC
The nucleotide sequence above comes from Amycolatopsis sp. AA4. Encoded proteins:
- a CDS encoding CoA transferase — its product is MDAFEELMTLRDAPRPAADEVTITGSDPLFASPFRIGETLADALAARAVAANDLWELRTGRRQKIAVDVRAAAATALGGEDMTLIRAADGSFRPAPLSPAVERMVALTQPWPTADGRWFLPHFNLPHLERRVLDVLGCEATPSSVASAVAKWKADDLEDAIAAAGACGGVVRTPEEWLAHPHGAYLASRPVVEITKIADSAPSPLPEGGSSPLSDVRVLDLTRILAGPTAALSLAEHGANVLMVTAPHLPQVAPFVRDTSHGKRSAYLDYSTVDDAARLRALASAADVFVEGYRPGRMSAHGFGPEDLAALRPGIVYLSVNCFGSGGPFGTRAGWDQVAQAVTGACVIQGGERPQLTPVYLCDFLTGFLGSYGAMLALARRAREGGSYHVRVSLCQSSMLLQRQGLVTDYADAPGRLSPEEFERYAVVDEGTVYGDLKSLGPVIRMSETPPRWEGTTPELGSSRPEW
- a CDS encoding MarR family winged helix-turn-helix transcriptional regulator; the encoded protein is MGGSAKGGSRAGRRVSLEAPADLAAAPGYGARRLYQAYLAAWNRHVDSVLTGPQFAVLSAVRAYPGFDQTALAKAVALDTSTMADVCRRLENRGLIVRGPAPHDARAKVLTLTEDGVAAFREVTRRTRKLDQALLAGCPEERRAEVAGWLNELGALWEAVAEGAEI
- a CDS encoding acryloyl-CoA reductase, with translation MDQETFPGWLVRDAAGATLDRLDPALLDDLDTTVRVRYSSINYKDALALHGRPGVVRRRPLVAGIDLTGEVLASRHPRWRAGDVVTLNGAGLGEDLHGGLAGLAAVNGDDLVRVPAQLGPLRAAAIGTAGFTAALSLLALERHGLAPETGPILVTGAGGGVGSLAVTLLAAARYEVVAATGRPAELSSQLTALGAAHVIDRTDLAFSGKPLGKQRWAGVVDAVGGPVLAGALAGLQHSGVATTCGLAGGAEYPGNVLPFILRGVSLLGIDSVRTPPLRREAAWQRLAQLLDPALLDSVTRVVPLAEAKDAAASLLAGIGTGRNVVDVASAGKE
- a CDS encoding FAD-dependent monooxygenase, with protein sequence MAASQSFEVVVAGGGLGGLCAALSLRQRGLRVTVVEAAPQLGEIGAGIQTAPNASRILIGLGLRAELQKVRCEPQDQVRRRWADGSIIAQLPLGQRVVDKYGAPYWHYHRADLHSVLLRACIDPDGAGPVVKVATAAKVVDLDRGNPERPAVITEDGRRFEGDVVVGADGIRSAVRDLAGFDDTLAFSGEMAYRALIPGDSIAADPATRFLVDRYHSTIWYGPDKHLVHYMIRGGEYLNVVAIVPCTEEVEKNWSAPASAEQLAAEYSDWDDRVPMMLSKAKDDVSVWAMYRRRRDPVWVDGRVALLGDACHAMLPYQAQGASQAMEDGAVLAEELGQATRDGIDSALTRYVHRRAKHAGMVQDASLRNMSFYHLPDGPEQRERDEKLRSFDGESDVSYDWLWNGTPLNDPDNESIHYQFAR